From Sulfurovum zhangzhouensis, one genomic window encodes:
- a CDS encoding HypC/HybG/HupF family hydrogenase formation chaperone, whose product MCLSIPSKVIQIDENNMATVDTMGVQREVSLDLMNEEVIVGDYILIHIGFAMNKIDKEEALSSLALYREIIEKMEEEEKRQAILESDNCLGTLE is encoded by the coding sequence ATGTGTTTATCTATCCCTTCTAAAGTCATCCAAATTGATGAAAACAATATGGCAACAGTGGATACCATGGGGGTTCAAAGAGAGGTTAGCCTTGATCTAATGAATGAAGAGGTGATAGTAGGCGATTATATCCTTATCCATATAGGCTTTGCAATGAACAAGATCGATAAAGAAGAAGCCCTCTCAAGCCTTGCGCTTTACCGTGAGATCATTGAAAAGATGGAAGAAGAGGAAAAACGTCAAGCGATCTTGGAATCTGACAATTGTCTCGGCACCTTAGAATGA